The following proteins are co-located in the Bordetella bronchialis genome:
- the rpsM gene encoding 30S ribosomal protein S13, protein MARIAGINIPPHQHAEIGLTAIFGIGRTRARKICEAANVPTTKKVKDLTDAELERIREHVGVFTVEGDLRREVQLSIKRLIDLGTYRGMRHKRGLPVRGQRTRTNARTRKGPRRAAASLKK, encoded by the coding sequence ATGGCCCGTATTGCTGGCATCAACATTCCGCCGCATCAGCACGCCGAGATCGGCCTGACCGCCATTTTTGGCATTGGTCGTACGCGCGCCCGCAAGATCTGCGAAGCTGCTAATGTGCCGACGACCAAGAAGGTCAAGGATCTCACCGACGCCGAGCTGGAGCGTATCCGCGAACACGTTGGTGTGTTTACCGTCGAAGGCGACCTGCGCCGCGAAGTGCAACTGTCGATCAAGCGCCTGATCGACCTGGGCACCTACCGTGGCATGCGTCATAAGCGCGGTCTGCCCGTGCGCGGCCAGCGCACCCGCACCAACGCCCGTACCCGCAAGGGTCCGCGTCGTGCTGCGGCGTCCCTGAAGAAATAA
- the rpmD gene encoding 50S ribosomal protein L30 translates to MAQKQIKVTLVRSVIGTKQSHRDTVRGLGLRRINSSRVLQDTPEVRGMIRTVDYLVTVTEV, encoded by the coding sequence ATGGCTCAGAAGCAGATCAAAGTCACCCTGGTGCGCTCGGTTATCGGTACCAAGCAATCCCACCGCGACACCGTGCGCGGCCTGGGCCTGCGCCGTATCAATAGCTCGCGCGTCCTGCAAGATACGCCCGAGGTGCGCGGGATGATCCGTACTGTGGATTACCTGGTCACCGTCACGGAAGTCTAA
- the hemB gene encoding porphobilinogen synthase, with the protein MNPHIVSAGFPASRPRRLRRDDFTRRLVRENTLTANDFIYPVFVAEGKGLRQDVPSMPGVVRYSLDTLLPVAETCLELGIPVMALFPVIDSSLKTPDGIEAANPDGLVPRVVAELKQRFPELGLLTDVALDPYTSHGQDGLIDESGYVLNEPTVEILVKQALVQSQAGVDIVAPSDMMDGRIGAIRQALEDAQHIHTRIMAYSAKYASAFYGPFRDAVGSAANLGKSNKAVYQMDPGNLDEALREVAADLAEGADMVMVKPGMPYLDVVRRVKDAFRVPTFAYQVSGEYAMLKAAAANGWLDHDKVMMEALLAFKRAGADGILTYFAIDAARMLKGR; encoded by the coding sequence ATGAACCCTCACATCGTATCGGCGGGCTTTCCCGCCTCCCGGCCGCGCCGCCTGCGCCGCGACGATTTCACCCGCCGCCTGGTTCGCGAGAACACGCTCACCGCCAACGATTTCATCTACCCGGTCTTCGTCGCGGAGGGCAAGGGCCTGCGCCAGGACGTGCCGTCCATGCCGGGCGTGGTGCGCTACTCGCTCGACACCCTGCTGCCGGTTGCCGAAACCTGTCTGGAGCTGGGCATCCCCGTGATGGCGCTGTTCCCGGTCATCGACAGTTCGCTCAAGACGCCCGACGGCATCGAGGCCGCCAACCCGGACGGCCTGGTGCCGCGCGTCGTGGCCGAACTCAAGCAGCGCTTTCCGGAGCTGGGGCTGCTGACCGACGTGGCACTGGACCCCTACACCAGCCACGGGCAGGACGGGCTGATCGACGAATCCGGCTATGTGCTGAACGAACCCACGGTAGAGATCCTGGTCAAGCAGGCGCTGGTGCAATCGCAGGCCGGCGTGGACATCGTGGCGCCCAGCGACATGATGGACGGGCGCATCGGCGCCATCCGCCAGGCCCTGGAAGACGCGCAGCACATCCACACCCGCATCATGGCCTACTCCGCCAAGTACGCCAGCGCCTTCTATGGTCCCTTCCGCGATGCGGTGGGCTCGGCGGCCAATCTGGGAAAGTCGAACAAGGCGGTCTACCAGATGGACCCCGGCAACCTGGACGAAGCGCTGCGCGAAGTGGCGGCCGACCTGGCCGAAGGCGCCGACATGGTCATGGTCAAGCCCGGCATGCCGTACCTGGATGTGGTCCGCCGCGTCAAGGATGCCTTCCGCGTGCCCACCTTCGCCTACCAGGTCAGCGGCGAATACGCCATGCTGAAGGCGGCCGCCGCCAACGGCTGGCTGGACCATGACAAAGTCATGATGGAAGCCCTGCTTGCCTTCAAGCGAGCCGGCGCCGACGGCATCCTGACCTACTTCGCCATCGACGCGGCGCGTATGCTCAAGGGGCGCTAG
- the dsbD gene encoding protein-disulfide reductase DsbD, with protein MLAWLVVAVPYAHAADDFLAPEQAFPFAATMEAPATLRIDYKVAKGYYMYRERFAFAADAAGAAALGDPVYPAGEVKYDPTFDKNMEVYHQPLSIRVPLRPGASAFTLNVTGQGCADKGVCYPPMTHTVSLQPTAGGYRIASIGTADPAAAAAAGGAVSLSAGSAGFSAAPAAGLGTLARSDDVGLAGAIAGMGLLKTAGVFLLLGLLLSLTPCVLPMIPILSSVIVGAGPGRSANRRRGLALAAAYVLGLSLVYTALGVAAGLSGIGLAAWLQTPWLLTLFAALLAILALAMFDVFTLQAPASMQSGLNNWLSRVPGGRGTGAFVMGAVSALIVGPCVAAPLAGALLYISQTGDIVLGGAALFAMAWGMGVPLLVVGGSAGRLLPKAGPWMEGVKRLFGMLLLGTAWWMLIPLLPAWVQMVGWALLGLVGAVMLRAFEPLPPAGGTGRMFAKGAGLLLALVAVVMLVGAATGGRDVLRPLSQLAAADRAAAGAGLPAGELASAAGAAQGHFVPVRSLAELDAAVAGAGRPVMLDFYADWCVSCREMEQFTFTDPAVAARMSGMLLLRADVTANNADDRALLKRFRLFGPPGIIFFDADGRERADVRVIGFQDAARFGESLDRVAARGPSAP; from the coding sequence ATGCTGGCCTGGCTGGTCGTCGCCGTGCCCTACGCCCACGCCGCCGACGATTTCCTGGCGCCCGAACAGGCCTTCCCCTTTGCCGCGACCATGGAAGCGCCCGCGACGCTGCGCATCGATTACAAGGTCGCCAAGGGCTACTACATGTACCGGGAACGCTTCGCCTTCGCGGCGGATGCGGCCGGTGCCGCGGCGCTGGGCGACCCCGTATATCCCGCCGGCGAAGTGAAGTACGACCCCACCTTCGACAAGAATATGGAGGTCTATCACCAGCCGCTCTCCATACGGGTGCCGCTGCGTCCCGGGGCGTCCGCCTTTACGCTGAATGTGACGGGCCAGGGCTGTGCCGACAAGGGCGTCTGCTATCCGCCGATGACGCATACCGTCTCGCTACAGCCGACCGCTGGCGGGTACCGCATCGCGAGTATCGGTACGGCGGATCCCGCCGCCGCGGCGGCAGCGGGTGGCGCCGTCTCCCTGTCGGCCGGCAGCGCGGGATTTTCCGCCGCGCCCGCCGCGGGGCTCGGGACGCTGGCGCGCAGCGACGATGTCGGCCTGGCGGGGGCCATCGCCGGCATGGGTTTGCTGAAGACGGCCGGCGTGTTCCTCCTGCTGGGCCTGTTGCTTTCCCTGACGCCCTGCGTGCTGCCGATGATACCCATCCTGTCGTCGGTGATTGTCGGCGCGGGCCCCGGCCGATCGGCCAACCGGCGTCGCGGCCTTGCCCTGGCGGCGGCGTATGTGCTGGGCCTGTCGCTGGTCTACACCGCGCTGGGTGTCGCCGCGGGATTGAGCGGCATCGGCCTGGCGGCGTGGCTGCAGACGCCCTGGCTCTTGACCTTGTTCGCGGCGCTGCTGGCGATCCTGGCGCTGGCGATGTTCGACGTCTTCACCCTGCAGGCGCCGGCCAGCATGCAGTCGGGCCTGAATAACTGGCTGTCGCGCGTGCCCGGCGGGCGGGGCACGGGCGCCTTCGTGATGGGGGCCGTGTCGGCCTTGATCGTCGGCCCCTGCGTCGCCGCGCCGCTGGCCGGGGCGCTGCTGTATATCTCGCAGACGGGGGACATCGTGCTGGGCGGGGCCGCGCTGTTCGCCATGGCCTGGGGCATGGGCGTTCCGCTATTGGTCGTGGGCGGCTCGGCGGGCCGGCTGCTGCCCAAGGCGGGCCCCTGGATGGAGGGCGTCAAGCGGCTTTTCGGGATGCTCTTGCTGGGCACCGCCTGGTGGATGCTGATCCCGCTGCTGCCGGCGTGGGTGCAGATGGTGGGCTGGGCCCTGCTGGGCCTGGTGGGCGCCGTGATGCTGCGCGCATTCGAGCCCTTGCCGCCGGCGGGCGGTACCGGCCGCATGTTTGCCAAGGGGGCGGGGCTTTTGCTGGCGCTGGTGGCGGTGGTGATGCTGGTGGGCGCCGCGACGGGCGGGCGCGACGTGCTGCGGCCGCTGTCGCAGCTGGCGGCGGCCGACCGCGCCGCGGCCGGCGCCGGCCTGCCGGCAGGGGAACTGGCATCGGCAGCCGGGGCGGCCCAGGGGCACTTCGTGCCCGTGCGGTCCTTGGCCGAGCTGGATGCGGCCGTCGCTGGCGCGGGCCGGCCGGTAATGCTGGATTTCTACGCCGACTGGTGCGTGTCCTGCCGCGAGATGGAGCAGTTCACGTTCACGGATCCGGCCGTGGCGGCGCGGATGTCGGGCATGCTGCTCCTGCGCGCCGACGTCACCGCCAACAACGCGGACGACCGCGCCCTGTTGAAGCGCTTCCGACTGTTCGGGCCGCCGGGAATCATCTTTTTCGATGCGGACGGCCGTGAACGCGCCGACGTGCGCGTGATCGGATTCCAGGACGCGGCGCGCTTCGGCGAATCGCTGGACCGTGTTGCCGCGCGGGGCCCTAGCGCCCCTTGA
- the rpsD gene encoding 30S ribosomal protein S4, which translates to MARYIGPKCKLSRREGTDLFLKSARRSLDSKCKLDSKPGQHGRTSGARTSDYGQQLREKQKLKRMYGVLEKQFRKYFQEADRVRGNTGEKLIQLLESRLDNVVYRMGFGSTRAEARQLVSHRAIELNGHTADIASMLVKAGDVISVREKAKKQARIRESLDLATSIGLPQWVEVDTNKMTGVFKQAPDRADVARDVNESMVVELYSR; encoded by the coding sequence GTGGCTCGTTATATTGGACCCAAATGCAAGCTCTCGCGGCGCGAGGGCACCGACCTGTTCCTGAAGAGCGCCCGTCGTTCGCTGGATTCCAAGTGCAAGCTGGATTCCAAGCCTGGCCAGCATGGCCGGACTTCGGGTGCGCGCACTTCCGACTACGGCCAGCAGCTGCGTGAAAAGCAAAAGCTGAAGCGTATGTACGGCGTGCTGGAGAAGCAGTTCCGCAAGTACTTCCAGGAAGCCGATCGCGTCCGCGGCAATACCGGCGAAAAGCTGATCCAGCTGCTGGAATCGCGTCTGGACAACGTCGTCTATCGCATGGGCTTCGGCTCGACCCGCGCCGAAGCGCGCCAGCTGGTCAGCCACCGCGCGATCGAACTGAACGGCCATACCGCCGACATCGCTTCGATGCTGGTCAAGGCCGGTGACGTGATCTCCGTGCGTGAAAAGGCCAAGAAGCAGGCTCGCATCCGTGAGTCGCTGGACCTGGCCACCAGCATCGGCCTGCCCCAGTGGGTCGAGGTCGACACCAACAAGATGACCGGCGTCTTCAAGCAGGCCCCGGATCGTGCCGACGTCGCCCGCGACGTCAACGAGTCGATGGTCGTCGAACTGTATTCGCGTTGA
- the rpsK gene encoding 30S ribosomal protein S11: MAKASTSGASRVRKKVKKNVSDGIAHVHASFNNTIITITDRQGNALSWATSGGAGFKGSRKSTPFAAQVAAETAGRIALEFGIKTLEVRIKGPGPGRESSVRALNALGIKISSIADITPVPHNGCRPPKRRRI; encoded by the coding sequence ATGGCGAAAGCTTCTACCAGCGGCGCCTCGCGCGTGCGCAAAAAGGTCAAGAAGAACGTGTCGGACGGCATCGCGCACGTCCACGCGTCCTTCAACAACACCATCATCACCATCACCGACCGCCAGGGCAACGCCTTGTCCTGGGCGACGTCGGGTGGCGCGGGCTTCAAGGGCTCGCGCAAGTCGACCCCGTTCGCGGCACAGGTTGCCGCCGAAACGGCCGGCCGCATCGCGCTGGAATTCGGCATCAAGACGCTGGAAGTGCGTATCAAGGGCCCCGGCCCTGGCCGTGAGTCGTCGGTGCGCGCGCTGAACGCGCTGGGCATCAAGATTTCGAGCATTGCCGATATCACGCCCGTCCCGCACAACGGCTGCCGTCCGCCCAAGCGTCGTCGTATTTAA
- the cutA gene encoding divalent-cation tolerance protein CutA, translated as MNDDDMVLVISNAPDLLLAKRIAHVVVEERLAACVNLGAPMLSIYTWKGEVEGAEEVPMCFKTTAGRLDALMDAIARMHPYEVPEIVAVPVSASARPYRDWVREQTAPRDEAAQG; from the coding sequence ATGAACGACGACGATATGGTGCTGGTCATCAGCAATGCGCCCGATCTCCTGCTGGCCAAGCGGATTGCCCACGTGGTGGTGGAGGAAAGGCTCGCCGCCTGCGTGAACCTCGGCGCGCCCATGCTGTCCATCTACACCTGGAAGGGGGAAGTGGAAGGCGCGGAGGAAGTGCCGATGTGCTTCAAGACCACCGCCGGCCGCCTGGATGCGCTGATGGACGCCATTGCGCGCATGCATCCCTACGAAGTACCCGAAATCGTCGCGGTGCCGGTAAGCGCCAGCGCCCGGCCCTATCGCGACTGGGTGCGTGAGCAGACCGCGCCCCGCGACGAGGCCGCGCAGGGCTGA
- the infA gene encoding translation initiation factor IF-1 has protein sequence MAKDEFIQMQGEVLENLPNATFRVKLENGHVVLGHISGKMRMHYIRILPGDKVTVELTPYDLTRARIVFRAK, from the coding sequence ATGGCAAAGGACGAATTCATACAGATGCAGGGCGAGGTTCTGGAAAACCTCCCCAACGCGACGTTCCGCGTCAAGCTTGAAAACGGCCATGTGGTGCTGGGCCATATTTCCGGCAAGATGCGCATGCATTACATCCGGATCCTGCCGGGCGACAAGGTCACAGTGGAGCTCACGCCCTATGACCTGACGCGAGCCAGGATCGTGTTCCGCGCGAAGTAG
- the rpsE gene encoding 30S ribosomal protein S5, giving the protein MAKPQGKGAVEKENDDGLREKMIAVNRVSKVVKGGRTMSFAALTVVGDGDGRIGMGKGKAREVPVSVQKAMEQARRGLFKVALKNGTLYHTVVGKHGASTVLISPAPEGTGVIAGGPMRAIFEVMGVRNVVAKSLGSSNPYNMVRATLNGLRASMTPSEVAAKRGKTVEEILG; this is encoded by the coding sequence ATGGCTAAACCACAAGGCAAAGGCGCCGTGGAAAAAGAGAACGACGACGGCCTGCGCGAAAAGATGATCGCGGTGAACCGCGTCAGCAAAGTGGTCAAGGGCGGTCGCACGATGAGCTTCGCCGCGCTGACCGTGGTCGGTGACGGCGATGGCCGCATCGGCATGGGCAAGGGCAAGGCGCGCGAAGTGCCGGTGTCCGTCCAGAAGGCGATGGAACAGGCCCGTCGCGGCCTGTTCAAGGTCGCCCTGAAGAACGGCACCCTGTACCACACCGTGGTCGGCAAGCATGGCGCTTCCACCGTGCTGATCTCCCCGGCTCCCGAAGGTACCGGCGTGATCGCCGGCGGCCCGATGCGCGCCATTTTCGAAGTGATGGGCGTGCGCAACGTCGTCGCGAAGAGCCTGGGTTCCAGCAATCCTTACAACATGGTCCGCGCCACGCTGAACGGCCTGCGCGCGTCCATGACTCCGTCGGAAGTCGCGGCCAAGCGCGGCAAGACCGTCGAAGAGATCCTGGGGTAA
- a CDS encoding c-type cytochrome, with protein MKRVLSRMLVVGGLVLGTTAVFPGYAADATAPAAKPDAAKGEQLYTNGDATRGIIACASCHGAAGNSTIPTNPNLSAQAHEYLAKQLGDFQVKQGAKVPLRNGAGGNPTPMTAIVQSLTPQDMQNIALYLSQQSLKEPATAGQKSLVERGQTIWRAGLPDRGVPACASCHAANGAGIPAQYPRLSGQFPSYIEEQLKLFRDGSRNNSEPMHDIASRMTDDDIKAVSDYAAGLR; from the coding sequence ATGAAGCGTGTGCTGTCCCGGATGTTGGTGGTGGGCGGATTGGTTTTGGGTACGACCGCCGTTTTTCCAGGTTACGCGGCCGATGCCACCGCGCCGGCGGCCAAGCCGGATGCGGCCAAGGGCGAACAGCTCTACACCAATGGCGACGCGACGCGCGGCATCATCGCCTGTGCGAGCTGTCACGGCGCGGCGGGCAACAGCACGATACCGACCAACCCCAACCTGTCGGCCCAGGCGCATGAGTACCTGGCCAAGCAACTGGGCGATTTCCAGGTCAAGCAGGGCGCCAAGGTCCCGCTGCGCAACGGCGCGGGCGGCAATCCCACCCCCATGACGGCCATTGTCCAGTCGCTGACGCCGCAGGACATGCAGAACATCGCGCTGTATCTGTCCCAGCAGAGCCTGAAGGAGCCGGCCACCGCCGGGCAAAAATCCCTGGTCGAACGTGGCCAGACCATCTGGCGCGCCGGTCTGCCCGACCGCGGTGTGCCGGCTTGCGCGTCCTGCCACGCCGCCAACGGCGCCGGCATTCCCGCGCAATATCCTCGCCTGTCGGGCCAGTTCCCCTCCTATATCGAAGAGCAGCTCAAGCTTTTCCGGGACGGCAGCCGGAACAACAGCGAGCCCATGCACGATATCGCCAGCCGCATGACGGATGACGATATCAAGGCGGTTTCCGACTACGCGGCCGGCCTGCGCTGA
- the rpmJ gene encoding 50S ribosomal protein L36, which produces MKVLASVKRICRNCKIIKRHGVVRVICTDPRHKQRQG; this is translated from the coding sequence ATGAAAGTATTGGCATCGGTTAAGCGGATCTGCCGCAACTGCAAAATCATCAAACGCCACGGCGTGGTGCGCGTCATCTGCACCGACCCGCGGCACAAGCAGCGTCAGGGCTGA
- the rplO gene encoding 50S ribosomal protein L15 → MSEIQLNSLKPAEGSKHAKRRVGRGIGSGLGKTAGRGHKGQKSRSGGFHKVGFEGGQMPLQRRLPKRGFTPLGQHLYAEVRLSDLQKVPVDEIDVQVLKQAGVVGQQVRYAKVIKSGELSRKVVLKGITATAGARAAIEAAGGSLA, encoded by the coding sequence ATGTCCGAAATCCAACTCAACTCGCTGAAGCCCGCCGAGGGCTCCAAGCATGCCAAGCGCCGTGTCGGCCGTGGCATCGGTTCCGGCCTGGGCAAGACCGCCGGCCGTGGCCACAAGGGTCAGAAATCGCGTTCGGGCGGCTTCCACAAAGTCGGCTTCGAAGGCGGCCAGATGCCGCTGCAGCGCCGCTTGCCCAAGCGTGGCTTCACGCCCCTGGGCCAGCACCTGTATGCCGAGGTCCGCCTGTCCGACCTGCAGAAGGTACCCGTCGACGAAATCGACGTCCAGGTGCTGAAGCAGGCCGGCGTGGTCGGCCAGCAGGTCCGCTATGCCAAGGTCATCAAGTCCGGTGAACTGTCGCGCAAGGTGGTGCTCAAGGGCATCACCGCTACGGCCGGCGCTCGCGCCGCCATCGAAGCCGCGGGCGGTTCGCTCGCCTGA
- a CDS encoding DNA-directed RNA polymerase subunit alpha, with amino-acid sequence MSTQGFLKPRSIEVEPVGTHHAKIVMEPFERGYGHTLGNALRRILLSSMTGYAPTEVQMTGVVHEYSTIAGVREDVVDILLNLKGVVFKLHNRDEVTLVLRKQGEGAVLASDIELPHDVEIVNPNHVLCHLTEAGKIEMQIKIEKGRGYVPGNVRALSEDRTHTIGRIVLDASFSPVRRVSYGVESARVEQRTDLDKLVLDIETNGVISPEEAVRQAARILMDQISVFAALEGAGDSYEAPVRGTPQIDPVLLRPVDDLELTVRSANCLKAENIYYIGDLIQRTENELLKTPNLGRKSLNEIKEVLAARGLTLGMKLENWPPLGLERP; translated from the coding sequence ATGTCCACTCAAGGTTTTCTGAAACCGCGCTCCATCGAAGTCGAGCCCGTCGGGACGCACCATGCCAAGATCGTCATGGAGCCCTTCGAGCGCGGTTACGGTCATACGCTGGGTAACGCCCTGCGCCGCATCCTGTTGTCGTCCATGACGGGCTATGCGCCGACGGAAGTCCAGATGACCGGCGTCGTGCACGAGTACTCCACGATCGCGGGGGTGCGCGAAGATGTGGTGGACATCCTGCTGAATCTGAAAGGCGTGGTGTTCAAGCTGCACAACCGCGACGAAGTCACCCTGGTGCTGCGCAAGCAGGGCGAAGGCGCGGTCCTGGCCAGCGACATCGAGCTGCCGCACGACGTCGAGATCGTCAATCCGAACCACGTGCTGTGCCACCTGACCGAAGCCGGCAAGATCGAGATGCAAATCAAGATCGAGAAGGGCCGCGGCTATGTGCCTGGCAACGTGCGGGCCCTGTCGGAAGACCGTACGCACACGATCGGCCGTATTGTCCTGGACGCTTCGTTCAGCCCCGTGCGCCGCGTCAGCTACGGCGTGGAAAGCGCCCGCGTGGAGCAGCGTACCGACCTGGACAAGCTGGTGCTGGACATCGAAACCAACGGCGTCATCTCGCCCGAGGAAGCGGTGCGCCAGGCCGCCCGGATCCTGATGGACCAGATCTCGGTGTTCGCCGCGCTGGAAGGCGCCGGCGACTCCTACGAAGCCCCGGTCCGCGGCACGCCGCAGATCGATCCGGTCCTGCTGCGTCCGGTCGACGATCTGGAACTGACGGTGCGTTCGGCCAACTGCCTGAAGGCCGAGAACATCTACTACATCGGCGACCTGATCCAGCGTACCGAGAACGAACTGCTGAAGACCCCGAACCTGGGCCGCAAGTCCTTGAACGAAATCAAGGAAGTGCTGGCCGCACGCGGCCTGACGCTGGGAATGAAGCTGGAAAACTGGCCCCCGCTGGGCCTCGAGCGTCCCTGA
- the rplQ gene encoding 50S ribosomal protein L17, translating into MRHGNGLRKLNRTSSHRLAMFRNMAVSLITHEAIKTTLPKAKELRRVIEPLITLGKEPTLANKRLAFARLRDRDAVVKLFAEIGPRYASRNGGYTRVLKMGFRQGDNAPMAFMELVDRPEVTETETESAE; encoded by the coding sequence ATGCGTCACGGTAATGGTTTGCGCAAGCTCAACCGCACCAGCAGTCATCGTCTCGCCATGTTCCGCAACATGGCCGTTTCGCTGATCACCCACGAAGCGATCAAGACCACGCTGCCCAAGGCGAAAGAACTGCGCCGCGTCATCGAACCCCTGATCACGCTGGGCAAGGAGCCCACGCTGGCGAACAAGCGGCTGGCATTTGCCCGTCTGCGCGATCGCGACGCCGTGGTCAAGCTGTTCGCCGAAATCGGTCCGCGTTATGCGTCCCGCAACGGCGGCTACACCCGTGTGCTGAAGATGGGCTTCCGCCAGGGCGACAACGCTCCCATGGCCTTCATGGAGCTGGTCGACCGTCCGGAAGTCACGGAAACCGAAACGGAAAGCGCTGAATAA
- the yihA gene encoding ribosome biogenesis GTP-binding protein YihA/YsxC, with translation MSLLHRASFFISAARLDQLPPPGAPEVCFVGRSNSGKSTAINVLTNQRRLAFSSKTPGRTRLINMFGLPDPYDPDHPMGFLVDLPGYGYAAISQGEREKWAELLGGYLATRPSLAGVVLLIDIRRGVTDLDRRLADFIAPTGRPVLALLTKADKLPYGQRMRTVFAVRKDLADIGALHTVPFSAPDRIGLEEAAEHIENWISPKVVP, from the coding sequence GTGTCCCTACTCCATCGCGCCTCGTTTTTCATTTCGGCAGCCCGGCTGGACCAGCTGCCCCCGCCCGGCGCGCCGGAAGTCTGTTTCGTCGGACGCTCCAACTCCGGCAAATCCACCGCCATCAATGTGCTGACCAACCAGCGCCGGCTGGCTTTTTCCAGCAAGACGCCCGGCCGCACGCGGCTGATCAATATGTTCGGCCTGCCGGATCCCTACGATCCCGATCATCCCATGGGCTTCCTGGTGGACCTGCCGGGCTACGGCTATGCCGCCATCAGCCAGGGCGAGCGCGAAAAGTGGGCGGAACTGCTGGGCGGCTACCTGGCCACGCGCCCTTCGCTGGCCGGGGTCGTCCTGCTGATCGATATCCGGCGCGGCGTAACGGACCTGGATCGCCGGCTGGCCGACTTCATCGCGCCCACCGGACGCCCGGTGCTGGCCTTGCTGACCAAGGCCGACAAACTGCCCTACGGCCAGCGCATGCGCACGGTATTCGCGGTGCGCAAGGACCTGGCCGACATCGGCGCACTGCACACCGTGCCGTTCTCGGCGCCGGACCGCATCGGCCTGGAAGAAGCGGCCGAACACATCGAAAACTGGATTTCTCCCAAGGTAGTGCCATGA
- the secY gene encoding preprotein translocase subunit SecY, with translation MANAQALGKTGPRYGDLKRRFVFLVLALVVYRLGTHIPVPGINPDALADLFRQNQGGILGLFNMFSGGALSRFSIFALGIMPYISASIIMQLMSVVVPSLEALKKEGEAGRRKITQYTRYGTVVLALVQAVGISVALESQPGLVTDPGMLFRFTTVITLLTGTMFIMWLGEQITERGLGNGISILIFAGIVAGLPTALAGLLDLVRTNSMSVLSALFIVALVIVVTAFVVFVERGQRKITVNYAKRQVGNKIYGGQSSHLPLKLNMAGVIPPIFASSIILFPATITSWFSSSEHMRWLSDLAAALSPRQPLYITLYSAAIIFFCFFYTALVFNSRETADNLKKSGAFVPGIRPGEQTARYIDKILMRLTLAGALYITLVCLFPEFLVMRWNVPFYFGGTSLLIIVVVTMDFMAQVQAYMMSHQYDSLLKKANFKGSNSNLPMR, from the coding sequence GTGGCTAACGCACAGGCACTGGGCAAGACTGGACCGCGATACGGCGATCTGAAGCGCCGTTTCGTATTCCTCGTGCTCGCCCTGGTGGTTTACCGCCTGGGCACCCACATTCCCGTTCCGGGCATCAACCCGGACGCGCTGGCTGATCTGTTCCGGCAGAATCAGGGCGGGATCCTGGGCCTGTTCAACATGTTTTCCGGCGGAGCACTCTCGCGGTTCTCCATCTTCGCGCTGGGAATCATGCCGTACATCTCGGCATCCATCATCATGCAGCTGATGTCGGTGGTCGTCCCATCGCTGGAAGCGCTGAAGAAGGAAGGCGAGGCAGGCCGCCGCAAGATCACGCAGTACACCCGCTACGGCACCGTGGTGCTGGCGCTGGTGCAGGCGGTGGGTATTTCGGTCGCGCTGGAATCGCAGCCGGGCCTGGTGACGGACCCGGGCATGCTGTTCCGGTTCACGACGGTGATCACGCTGCTGACCGGCACCATGTTCATCATGTGGCTGGGCGAGCAGATCACCGAGCGTGGCCTGGGCAACGGGATCTCCATCCTGATCTTCGCGGGTATCGTGGCGGGATTGCCGACTGCCTTGGCTGGCTTGCTGGACCTGGTGCGGACGAACTCGATGTCGGTGCTGTCGGCGCTGTTCATCGTGGCCCTGGTTATCGTCGTGACGGCTTTCGTGGTGTTCGTGGAGCGCGGCCAGCGCAAGATCACGGTCAACTATGCCAAGCGTCAGGTCGGAAACAAGATCTATGGCGGCCAGAGCTCGCATCTGCCGCTGAAGCTGAACATGGCCGGGGTGATCCCGCCGATCTTCGCTTCGTCGATCATCCTGTTTCCGGCGACGATCACCAGCTGGTTCTCGAGCAGCGAGCACATGCGCTGGTTGAGCGACCTGGCCGCCGCCCTGTCGCCGCGTCAGCCGCTGTACATCACGCTGTATTCGGCCGCAATCATTTTCTTCTGCTTTTTCTATACGGCTCTGGTATTCAACAGCCGCGAAACGGCAGACAACCTGAAGAAAAGCGGTGCCTTCGTCCCTGGCATCCGTCCCGGCGAACAGACCGCGCGCTATATCGACAAGATATTGATGCGCCTGACGCTGGCGGGAGCGCTGTACATCACCCTGGTGTGCCTGTTCCCTGAATTTCTGGTGATGCGTTGGAACGTGCCGTTCTACTTCGGCGGCACTTCGCTGTTGATTATCGTCGTGGTGACGATGGACTTCATGGCTCAGGTTCAGGCCTACATGATGTCGCACCAGTACGATTCACTGCTCAAGAAGGCCAACTTCAAGGGCTCGAACTCGAACCTGCCGATGCGTTAA